The following are encoded together in the Panicum virgatum strain AP13 chromosome 6K, P.virgatum_v5, whole genome shotgun sequence genome:
- the LOC120711215 gene encoding uncharacterized protein LOC120711215 isoform X2, whose translation MQGGRGGRHGLFSFGDPFAGFGGFGRPGSLASSFFGGATPFDDPFFTNPFGSIMQPNFPSPFSSMMQPSFMNPFGSLMQPSLLGPSMLGPHSNLNAVMFGNQTDLSQGMSNASGFIQQAPEPSRPKGPIIKELSSDDEDDACDDKEDEKKKGNFRKHPRESKEPYVEDPDGEVEDNKRPKRGQLGRDFNRASTSHPQPQTFVFQSSTVSYGGPNGACYTSSTTRRTGANGVSITLEESKEADTTTRKATHRISRGFGSKGHSLTRNLNSDGHVNTFQTLHNLNEDELTAFEESWRSASDNLPGWDPEINMLGNSTVPLPPSLSGNVHPDFRDANHMLALPAHDQSRGTNSSRNSQIGSSTGRAHRT comes from the exons ATGCAAGGCGGAAGAGGTGGAAGGCATGGCTTATTCAGTTTTGGGGATCCTTTTGCTGGTTTTGGCGGCTTTGGACGACCAGGGAGCCTTGCGTCCAGTTTCTTTGGTGGCGCGACTCCCTTTGACGACCCTTTCTTCACAAACCCCTTTGGAAGCATCATGCAACCTAACTTCCCAAGCCCTTTCAGCAGTATGATGCAACCTAGCTTCATGAACCCCTTTGGCAGCTTGATGCAACCTAGCTTGCTTGGACCGAGTATGCTTGGGCCCCATAGCAATCTCAATGCAGTGATGTTTGGAAACCAGACAGATCTCAGTCAAGGCATGAGCAATGCCAGTGGTTTTATTCAGCAGGCCCCTGAACCAAGCAGGCCTAAAGGGCCAATTATCAAGGAGCTGTCTTCAGATGACGAGGATGATGCATGCGATGataaagaagatgagaagaagaaaggtAACTTCAGGAAGCATCCACGGGAAAGCAAAGAACCATATGTGGAGGACCCAGATGGAGAAGTAGAAG ATAATAAAAGACCTAAGCGTGGACAACTTGGGAGGGATTTCAATAGAGCTAGCACATCACATCCACAGCCTCAGACATTTGTGTTTCAGAGCTCGACTGTTTCATATGGTGGTCCAAATGGAGCCTGTTATACATCTTCAACAACTAGGAGGACTGGTGCAAATGGAGTAAGT ATTACATTGGAAGAAAGTAAGGAGGCTGACACAACTACTCGTAAAGCTACTCACAGGATTTCACGTGGCTTTGGCAGCAAG GGTCACTCTTTAACAAGAAACCTGAATTCTGATGGACATGTTAACACCTTTCAAACTTTACACAACTTGAATGAAG ATGAGCTTACTGCATTTGAGGAATCATGGCGAAGTGCCAGTGACAATTTACCTGGCTGGGATCCCGAAATTAACATGCTTGGCAACAGTACAGTGCCTCTCCCGCCCTCCCTCTCTG GAAATGTTCACCCTGACTTCCGAGATGCGAATCATATGCTTGCACTTCCTGCGCATGATCAATCCCGTGGCACCAATTCCTCAAGGAACTCCCAGATTGGCTCTTCCACGGGCCGTGCACACCGCACATGA
- the LOC120711215 gene encoding uncharacterized protein LOC120711215 isoform X4: MQGGRGGRHGLFSFGDPFAGFGGFGRPGSLASSFFGGATPFDDPFFTNPFGSIMQPNFPSPFSSMMQPSFMNPFGSLMQPSLLGPSMLGPHSNLNAVMFGNQTDLSQGMSNASGFIQQAPEPSRPKGPIIKELSSDDEDDACDDKEDEKKKGNFRKHPRESKEPYVEDPDGEVEDNKRPKRGQLGRDFNRASTSHPQPQTFVFQSSTVSYGGPNGACYTSSTTRRTGANGITLEESKEADTTTRKATHRISRGFGSKGHSLTRNLNSDGHVNTFQTLHNLNEDELTAFEESWRSASDNLPGWDPEINMLGNSTVPLPPSLSGNVHPDFRDANHMLALPAHDQSRGTNSSRNSQIGSSTGRAHRT; encoded by the exons ATGCAAGGCGGAAGAGGTGGAAGGCATGGCTTATTCAGTTTTGGGGATCCTTTTGCTGGTTTTGGCGGCTTTGGACGACCAGGGAGCCTTGCGTCCAGTTTCTTTGGTGGCGCGACTCCCTTTGACGACCCTTTCTTCACAAACCCCTTTGGAAGCATCATGCAACCTAACTTCCCAAGCCCTTTCAGCAGTATGATGCAACCTAGCTTCATGAACCCCTTTGGCAGCTTGATGCAACCTAGCTTGCTTGGACCGAGTATGCTTGGGCCCCATAGCAATCTCAATGCAGTGATGTTTGGAAACCAGACAGATCTCAGTCAAGGCATGAGCAATGCCAGTGGTTTTATTCAGCAGGCCCCTGAACCAAGCAGGCCTAAAGGGCCAATTATCAAGGAGCTGTCTTCAGATGACGAGGATGATGCATGCGATGataaagaagatgagaagaagaaaggtAACTTCAGGAAGCATCCACGGGAAAGCAAAGAACCATATGTGGAGGACCCAGATGGAGAAGTAGAAG ATAATAAAAGACCTAAGCGTGGACAACTTGGGAGGGATTTCAATAGAGCTAGCACATCACATCCACAGCCTCAGACATTTGTGTTTCAGAGCTCGACTGTTTCATATGGTGGTCCAAATGGAGCCTGTTATACATCTTCAACAACTAGGAGGACTGGTGCAAATGGA ATTACATTGGAAGAAAGTAAGGAGGCTGACACAACTACTCGTAAAGCTACTCACAGGATTTCACGTGGCTTTGGCAGCAAG GGTCACTCTTTAACAAGAAACCTGAATTCTGATGGACATGTTAACACCTTTCAAACTTTACACAACTTGAATGAAG ATGAGCTTACTGCATTTGAGGAATCATGGCGAAGTGCCAGTGACAATTTACCTGGCTGGGATCCCGAAATTAACATGCTTGGCAACAGTACAGTGCCTCTCCCGCCCTCCCTCTCTG GAAATGTTCACCCTGACTTCCGAGATGCGAATCATATGCTTGCACTTCCTGCGCATGATCAATCCCGTGGCACCAATTCCTCAAGGAACTCCCAGATTGGCTCTTCCACGGGCCGTGCACACCGCACATGA
- the LOC120711215 gene encoding uncharacterized protein LOC120711215 isoform X1 has product MQGGRGGRHGLFSFGDPFAGFGGFGRPGSLASSFFGGATPFDDPFFTNPFGSIMQPNFPSPFSSMMQPSFMNPFGSLMQPSLLGPSMLGPHSNLNAVMFGNQTDLSQGMSNASGFIQQAPEPSRPKGPIIKELSSDDEDDACDDKEDEKKKGNFRKHPRESKEPYVEDPDGEVEADNKRPKRGQLGRDFNRASTSHPQPQTFVFQSSTVSYGGPNGACYTSSTTRRTGANGVSITLEESKEADTTTRKATHRISRGFGSKGHSLTRNLNSDGHVNTFQTLHNLNEDELTAFEESWRSASDNLPGWDPEINMLGNSTVPLPPSLSGNVHPDFRDANHMLALPAHDQSRGTNSSRNSQIGSSTGRAHRT; this is encoded by the exons ATGCAAGGCGGAAGAGGTGGAAGGCATGGCTTATTCAGTTTTGGGGATCCTTTTGCTGGTTTTGGCGGCTTTGGACGACCAGGGAGCCTTGCGTCCAGTTTCTTTGGTGGCGCGACTCCCTTTGACGACCCTTTCTTCACAAACCCCTTTGGAAGCATCATGCAACCTAACTTCCCAAGCCCTTTCAGCAGTATGATGCAACCTAGCTTCATGAACCCCTTTGGCAGCTTGATGCAACCTAGCTTGCTTGGACCGAGTATGCTTGGGCCCCATAGCAATCTCAATGCAGTGATGTTTGGAAACCAGACAGATCTCAGTCAAGGCATGAGCAATGCCAGTGGTTTTATTCAGCAGGCCCCTGAACCAAGCAGGCCTAAAGGGCCAATTATCAAGGAGCTGTCTTCAGATGACGAGGATGATGCATGCGATGataaagaagatgagaagaagaaaggtAACTTCAGGAAGCATCCACGGGAAAGCAAAGAACCATATGTGGAGGACCCAGATGGAGAAGTAGAAG CAGATAATAAAAGACCTAAGCGTGGACAACTTGGGAGGGATTTCAATAGAGCTAGCACATCACATCCACAGCCTCAGACATTTGTGTTTCAGAGCTCGACTGTTTCATATGGTGGTCCAAATGGAGCCTGTTATACATCTTCAACAACTAGGAGGACTGGTGCAAATGGAGTAAGT ATTACATTGGAAGAAAGTAAGGAGGCTGACACAACTACTCGTAAAGCTACTCACAGGATTTCACGTGGCTTTGGCAGCAAG GGTCACTCTTTAACAAGAAACCTGAATTCTGATGGACATGTTAACACCTTTCAAACTTTACACAACTTGAATGAAG ATGAGCTTACTGCATTTGAGGAATCATGGCGAAGTGCCAGTGACAATTTACCTGGCTGGGATCCCGAAATTAACATGCTTGGCAACAGTACAGTGCCTCTCCCGCCCTCCCTCTCTG GAAATGTTCACCCTGACTTCCGAGATGCGAATCATATGCTTGCACTTCCTGCGCATGATCAATCCCGTGGCACCAATTCCTCAAGGAACTCCCAGATTGGCTCTTCCACGGGCCGTGCACACCGCACATGA
- the LOC120711215 gene encoding uncharacterized protein LOC120711215 isoform X3, whose amino-acid sequence MQGGRGGRHGLFSFGDPFAGFGGFGRPGSLASSFFGGATPFDDPFFTNPFGSIMQPNFPSPFSSMMQPSFMNPFGSLMQPSLLGPSMLGPHSNLNAVMFGNQTDLSQGMSNASGFIQQAPEPSRPKGPIIKELSSDDEDDACDDKEDEKKKGNFRKHPRESKEPYVEDPDGEVEADNKRPKRGQLGRDFNRASTSHPQPQTFVFQSSTVSYGGPNGACYTSSTTRRTGANGITLEESKEADTTTRKATHRISRGFGSKGHSLTRNLNSDGHVNTFQTLHNLNEDELTAFEESWRSASDNLPGWDPEINMLGNSTVPLPPSLSGNVHPDFRDANHMLALPAHDQSRGTNSSRNSQIGSSTGRAHRT is encoded by the exons ATGCAAGGCGGAAGAGGTGGAAGGCATGGCTTATTCAGTTTTGGGGATCCTTTTGCTGGTTTTGGCGGCTTTGGACGACCAGGGAGCCTTGCGTCCAGTTTCTTTGGTGGCGCGACTCCCTTTGACGACCCTTTCTTCACAAACCCCTTTGGAAGCATCATGCAACCTAACTTCCCAAGCCCTTTCAGCAGTATGATGCAACCTAGCTTCATGAACCCCTTTGGCAGCTTGATGCAACCTAGCTTGCTTGGACCGAGTATGCTTGGGCCCCATAGCAATCTCAATGCAGTGATGTTTGGAAACCAGACAGATCTCAGTCAAGGCATGAGCAATGCCAGTGGTTTTATTCAGCAGGCCCCTGAACCAAGCAGGCCTAAAGGGCCAATTATCAAGGAGCTGTCTTCAGATGACGAGGATGATGCATGCGATGataaagaagatgagaagaagaaaggtAACTTCAGGAAGCATCCACGGGAAAGCAAAGAACCATATGTGGAGGACCCAGATGGAGAAGTAGAAG CAGATAATAAAAGACCTAAGCGTGGACAACTTGGGAGGGATTTCAATAGAGCTAGCACATCACATCCACAGCCTCAGACATTTGTGTTTCAGAGCTCGACTGTTTCATATGGTGGTCCAAATGGAGCCTGTTATACATCTTCAACAACTAGGAGGACTGGTGCAAATGGA ATTACATTGGAAGAAAGTAAGGAGGCTGACACAACTACTCGTAAAGCTACTCACAGGATTTCACGTGGCTTTGGCAGCAAG GGTCACTCTTTAACAAGAAACCTGAATTCTGATGGACATGTTAACACCTTTCAAACTTTACACAACTTGAATGAAG ATGAGCTTACTGCATTTGAGGAATCATGGCGAAGTGCCAGTGACAATTTACCTGGCTGGGATCCCGAAATTAACATGCTTGGCAACAGTACAGTGCCTCTCCCGCCCTCCCTCTCTG GAAATGTTCACCCTGACTTCCGAGATGCGAATCATATGCTTGCACTTCCTGCGCATGATCAATCCCGTGGCACCAATTCCTCAAGGAACTCCCAGATTGGCTCTTCCACGGGCCGTGCACACCGCACATGA
- the LOC120711216 gene encoding cation/H(+) antiporter 15-like, with amino-acid sequence MSLEAPPGPGAPLHGELTVNRSLFCFPPNNSAATSSGVFAGDDPLKFYFPLLLYHVCTVFALSRAIHALLRRANVPLVISQILAGALLGPSFLGKVLPRAGELFATPEGWVQINTVGGYAFMLQIFVVGVKTDLGMIVKSGKKAVAIAFFGTAAPHLTMLAAGAALKARVPAAWKATFLLTNLNSWWSLSAFVVVCCTLDDLNLLSTKLGRLAMSAALIGDFANTFSIAGVTSYLLASSPSEKIQRIGFLSLITFSVFIGFMAFVARPAILRLMRDVPEGALLCEARLVAVLLITITCSFAGEVLGLHATYGPFMLGLMLPGGAPLGVTLAERLDRLVAGVLMPLLFAQGGMRMDVFKLADASTCLLLEVFLVAGAAAKFVFCMLPCLYCGMSRQEAILIGLIMNFKGITEVVYASAFMDAKVFDDQVYAAFIINVLVVGATTASLVKRMYHPEEKYVAYRRRTVEHKKLGEELRLLACVHSPADVEPMLALLDASSPTPALPISVYLLHLAPLAGLTTSVLRPFKRGGGTPSGGGTAAERVVNAFHFFVQQRPLGSASLLPYVCIAPYATMHDDVCAVALDKRATLIVVPFHKRLAIDGSVENTTPNAGAVQAANINVLNYAPCSVAFLVDRGSLAVAAPGAAAAPVGDDAEGYPHRVAVYFLGGPDDREALALAAYMAEDAQIGLTVFRFLLPPEWRKGGDLEEDRLDDEAAEEYVRRCNDDRRLVYSENVISGSDEMVAVIRKTSPAADLLIVGRRADSPESPLTAGISDWSEHMELGVLGDLLTSTDFGCRVTTLVVQQQTRAAAGEVSRSPRTESDGHV; translated from the exons ATGTCGCTGGAGGCGCCGCCCGGCCCCGGCGCGCCGCTGCACGGGGAGCTCACCGTCAACAGGAGCCTCTTCTGCTTCCCGCCCAACaactccgccgccacctcctccggcgTCTTCGCCGGCGACGACCCGCTCAAGTTCTACTTCCCGCTGCTCCTCTACCATGTCTGCACCGTATTCGCGCTCTCCCGCGCCATccacgccctgctccgccgcgccaacGTCCCCCTCGTCATCTCCCAGAtcctcgccggcgcgctgctCGGGCCGTCCTTCCTCGGCAAGGtgctcccgcgcgccggcgagctcttcgCCACGCCGGAGGGGTGGGTGCAGATCAACACGGTCGGGGGGTACGCCTTCATGCTGCAGATCTTCGTCGTCGGCGTCAAGACGGACCTCGGCATGATCGTCAAGTCCGGCAAGAAGGCCGTCGCCATCGCCTTCTtcggcaccgccgcgccgcatctcaccatgctcgccgctggcgccgcGCTCAAGGCGCGCGTGCCGGCAGCCTGGAAGGCCACCTTCCTGCTCACCAACCTCAACTCGTGGTGGTCGCTCTCCGCCTTCGTCGTGGTCTGCTGCACACTGGACGACCTCAACCTCCTCTCCACCAAGCTCGGCCGCCTCGCCATGTCCGCCGCGCTCATCGGCGACTTTGCCAACACCTTCTCCATCGCCGGCGTGACGTCCTACCTCCTGGCGTCGAGTCCCTCGGAGAAGATCCAGCGGATCGGCTTCCTGTCCCTCATCACCTTCAGCGTCTTCATCGGGTTCATGGCGTTCGTGGCGCGCCCGGCCATCCTGCGGCTGATGCGCGACGTGCCGGAGGGCGCGCTCCTCTGCGAGGCGCGCCTCGTGGCCGTGCTGCTCATCACCATCACCTGCAGCTTCGCCGGCGAGGTGCTCGGCCTGCACGCCACGTACGGGCCCTTCATGCTGGGGCTCATGCTCCCCGGCGGCGCCCCGCTCGGGGTCACCCTGGCGGAGCGGCTGGACCGGCTCGTCGCCGGGGTGCTCATGCCGCTGCTGTTCGCGCAGGGCGGCATGAGGATGGACGTCTTCAAGCTGGCCGACGCCTCCACGTGCCTCCTCCTCGAGGtcttcctcgtcgccggcgccgctgccaaGTTCGTCTTCTGCATGCTGCCGTGCCTCTACTGCGGGATGTCGCGCCAGGAAGCCATTCTCATCGGCCTcatcatgaacttcaaaggCATCACCGAGGTCGTCTACGCCTCCGCATTCATGGACGCCAAG GTGTTCGACGACCAAGTGTACGCGGCCTTCATAATCAACGTGCTGGTGGTGGGCGCGACGACGGCATCGCTGGTGAAGCGCATGTACCACCCGGAGGAGAAGTACGTGGCGTACCGGCGGCGCACGGTGGAGCACAAGAAGCTGGGCGAGGAGCTCCGGTTGCTGGCGTGCGTGCACTCGCCGGCCGACGTGGAGCCCATGCTGGCGCTGCTCGACGCGTCCAGCCCGACGCCGGCGTTGCCCATCTCCGTCTACCTCCTCCAcctcgcgccgctcgccgggctCACCACCTCCGTGCTCCGCCCCTtcaagcgcggcggcggcacgccgtCGGGCGGAGGCACCGCCGCCGAGCGCGTCGTCAACGCCTTCCACTTCTTCGTGCAGCAGCGCCCGCTGGGGTCGGCGTCGCTGCTCCCCTACGTCTGCATCGCGCCCTACGCCACGATGCACGACGACGTCTGCGCCGTCGCGCTCGACAAGCGCGCCACGCTCATCGTCGTGCCCTTCCACAAGCGCCTCGCCATCGACGGCTCCGTCGAGAACACCACGCCCAACGCCGGCGCCGTCCAGGCCGCCAACATCAACGTGCTCAACTACGCCCCGTGCTCCGTCGCCTTCCTCGTCGACCGGGgcagcctcgccgtcgccgcgccgggcgccgcggcggcgcccgtggGCGACGACGCCGAAGGGTACCCCCACCGCGTCGCGGTCTACTTCCTCGGCGGGCCGGACGACCGGGAGGCGCTCGCGCTGGCGGCCTACATGGCGGAGGACGCGCAGATCGGGCTCACCGTGTTCCGGTTCCTGCTGCCGCCGGAGTGGCGCAAGGGCGGCGACCTCGAGGAGGACCGGCtcgacgacgaggcggcggaggagtaTGTCCGGCGGTGCAACGATGACCGGCGGCTCGTGTATAGCGAGAACGTGATCAGTGGCTCCGACGAGATGGTTGCTGTCATCCGGAAGACGAGCCCGGCGGCGGACCTGCTGATCGTCGGCCGGCGAGCGGACAGCCCCGAGTCGCCGCTGACCGCCGGCATATCAGACTGGAGCGAGCACATGGAGCTCGGCGTCCTCGGCGATCTCCTCACGTCTACGGACTTTGGATGCCGGGTCACGACATTGGTAGTGCAGCAGCAGACtagggcggccgccggcgaagtCAGCAGGTCTCCGCGGACTGAATCTGACGGCCACGTCTGA